The DNA sequence GACCCCAAGGTATACCGGGTCCCCGAGGGAGAACCGGACCAGTAGGATCTCCTGGTAAACATGGACTAGTAGGACCACAGGGACCAATTGGCAAAAAGGGGGTTCGCGGAATGCAAGGTCCGCCTGGTGTGAAAGGCGCACCGGGACAATCCATCtcagctcccccccccccccccccctgttaCAGCTTCCTGTTCAAACGACAGTCAATAAAAGTCAGACAGCCACCTTGAAATGTACAGCGGTTGGCAATCCTCCTCCTAGGGTCACATGGTCTAAGGTGAATTCATCACTTCCTGTCGGGCGTCACGCGGCAGAGTCCAGTGGTGCTCTGATTCTTCAGGATGTTAGACCTGGAGACGAGGGCCACTACACCTGCAAAGCTGAAAATTTGCTGGGAACCATCAACGCCAGCGCGCGGCTAACGGTGCAGTGTAAGTTGCATTTCATTCTTCAAGATTTCAAGATGTTTTTCCATCTCTCCCTAATACATTTTCTGACATGTTGTAAGAGTATTCTCACGGAAACCTACAGATGGTCCCCTCTTGCCGTTCATCAGTTCCTTTGTCTGACTTTCATTAGAAGACCCATAACTCTCTAAAACACAGCGGTGTGATGCAGTATTTTGTTTGCAGAATAAACGTGATTTTCTACTTCTTGCCAGTTCCATCCTTTACTGAATTGTCATCAAATCACCTGATTAGCAACTGGGAAACTGCAGCAGCGTAAATGAAAAACTATAGCATAAAGTTATTTCGATGAATTTGATTCACTAGTCATGTTCTTTTAAAGAAACCAATGAACTGCAGAGAGGTCCTAATCAAGAGGAATCAAGTTACTTTGGTCTTGAGGTTGAGACCAATTTCCTTGGCATTGACTGCGTACGAATGGTGAACTGCAAAAGAACTAACCATTTAGGAAGTCTAGTTTTAGAGGAAGTTCACGTTCGCTTACTGATAGAGGTgaccgctgaataggggttaaGTTTAAAGTAAATAAGAGGTCAAATTTTTGGATATTTCATAAGTATTGTTTTTCCGCCGGTGCATGTGACCGTTGTCGAAATGTGCCATTATACGAGTTTTAACTGTATAGGTTACAAATTCCACGATATTAAAATAGTGGAGAGAATTTTGTCACCAGAATAAAagcgtattttttttcatttcttgccAGTTGGTCCCCAGATATTTTTGTCATCAAATCGCCTGATGGCTGAACAAAACCAAAACGTCACTATCGTCTGCACTTCCACTGGTCAGCCTCAACCCACCATCACGTGGTCCAAGTTAGGAGGAGTTTTGCCAAAAGGAAGAAATGAAGTGATGAACGACGCCCTAAAGATCTATCAAGTGACAAGAGACGATGGTGGAATATACACGTGTAAAGCAGATAATATCCTGGGATCAGCGATAGCTAATGCTCAACTGATGGTTTTTTCGCCTCTTCGATTCAAAGTTCGACCACCTCAAGAACTAACTCCTGTGGTTGGCTCAACTGTTCGCCTGCCATGTGTGGCCGAGAGTGACCTGAGACCTACTCTCACCTGGACGAAGGACGACTCTATACTTCCGGTTGGTTCAAGGATTCTGCAAGACAACACCCTAGTTCTTGGGAGCATCAAAATATCACACAAAGGAACTTACACGTGTAGAGCGAGTAATCCTTTGACAACAATAGAAATCAAAGTGAAACTCAATTTTCCAGTTGCTGCTTCCTGTTCTGTGATCGGAAAACACGACAGTAGCGCAAGCGGAAATTACGTCATTGATCCAGATGGCGAGGGCGGTCTGGCACCATTCACTGTTTATTGTGATATGACAGCTAAGAATGGGGTTGGCGTGACGGTCATCAGTCACGACAGTGAAAGCAGAACATCTGCGAAAGGATACGAAAGTAAAGGTGCTTATTCACGAGATGTTTGTTACACAGGAGTGAGCCTCTCTCAGCTGGCAAGTCTCACCAGAGTCTCATCGCATTGTGAACAGTTTATCAAGTACGAGTGTTACGGTTCACTTTTGcttagcaacaacaacaaatatggATGGTGGGTGTCACGAGATTCTACTAAGATGCCGTACTAGGGAGGAGCATCTGGCAATGGTAAGTGTGCATGCGGGATGAATAACTCGTGTGCAAATCCCAGTAATGGCTGTCACTGTGACAAGAATGACTATGTATGGCGTGAAGACAGCGGTCTCCTCACGGATAAGACCAAGCTTCCTGTTATACAACTCAGGTTTGGCGATACTGGTGacagcacagaacaaggttacCACACACTCGGAAAACTTCAGTGCTTTGGAACAGGATAAAGAAATGCTTCTTCTTTTgacttgaaaaagaaagtttaaaacGTTTAGTCAACTCTTTATAACTTCTAATACAAATCTGCACATCCTTACGATACAGCTTCCTGCTTAGTTTAGCTGATGGTTTCGTTGTTCATTATATCATAGTAAAAAGAGTGGAATGGTTTTGAAGCttgtcagactcctttgttatatgctTTTGTGAACTTGAAGGTGTACAAACATTCATAGCATTCCTTTTATTTCGGTTTtattaaccaataaaaacgaCGCACTCATTGAttaagtcacaatttgtgaGCACGAAACAAAAGAGCTTCCAAAGTAAACTGCCGCAAGGTTTTTAGTTTTATCGTTGATGCTTTCCGCCTTTCCTAACCAGTCTTTTCTGCTAACTATGAATATAACGATCAAATCTTATTTCACATGTTTAAGCACCACCTTACTGGAAATAGTACCTGGCAAAAATAACCTTATGGTTTTTActgattcattttttaaagacatATTTTTAATCTGCTTTTCTTAACACGATGCTCTCGCAAGTCGTGTAAAATACAAAGCAGAGACAATTAGTGAATGGATAATGAACTAATCTTTCTAACGTGCCCTCAAAAACGCTGATAAGTCTCAAGGATGGATTTtgaggagcaagggtggcgcagtggtgacaGCACTCGCTTTTCACAAATGTGGCCAACCCCGAGTTAAAATCCTGGCGTTGACGCTGTCTGTcagttgagtttgttgttggttagcctgcgaaaacatccgtttctcctcgctcttcgccgctggggacgtttcgcgcagaggaacgtctgcgactcagcggcggaaattccatactgatgacgcaaatcgatttttacaaaataattccggtagtcatgggtttccaaatataaatttgtccaattttacatCTCTTCTgatcgattttggtaaagtgttgtgtccATCTGCCAacaagctccagcaaaactcaaatgcttcttctagagaagactatattccacaaatattgacttgATTTattagagattcttcgcgttaacatttgacctttgttgccttttgtcttttgtctgtcattcgtaaacaatagctaaaacaatgtaactactccgtcgaccaatcagcgcttctgaccggattccggacagattttacgtcatcagtacggaatttctgtcgctgagtcgcagatgttccttcccgcgaaacgtccccagcggcgaaaagtgaggagaaacggatgttttcgcaggctagttgttgttttcctctCCTGCTTCGGGCATGAGAGGTTTTTTCCTCCGGGTACTCCGTTTTTGCCCtgtggaacgcacggacactaTAAAAAGACTTCTTCAGAGCTCCCAAGTGCTTCGTGGATGAATAAATTACAATACAGTGCACGAGTAAGAGTTATTTGACAAGTTTTGCTAGGTCGTGTTAATTAGACAACTTCACAAGTATTTTACCTTCTCAACGAAAAACCTGGTGAGCAAAACTTGTTCGTGTAGAGACCtataaaattataaaacttaaGAATACAGAAACGTTTGTCCATAGCTGCCACTACCAGGATGATAAAGCTCTGTGAATAGGTAAGGTACTGGCTATGTCGTGTGATCATTGACTTAAACCAGTAGTGTAACAGTATTGTTTAAACTTAAATGGCAGTCATACGTTTTCAATCAGAACGTTTAGTATTCAACTAATGAAATCTCTCGAAAATAGCACAATGGTTTACAAGAATAGTTTAGCTGAACAAAGTTCTGTACGAATAAATATTAAACTCTATTCACTATTGACTTCATTCACTTTGAATACAATACGCACGTACAATCGGTTGTCGGGGCCGCGACTTGCTAAGGTCGAAACAATTTTCCCCTTCTTTCGCTGTTATGGAGGTTTTTCTcctaaaaaaggaagaaattcaATACCCAGATTCGAACCAAGGCCTTCCTTAAGATAACCGTTCCCTTAACCACTACGCAACCACACCGGACTgccaaatttttccaaaaaagtactcacaaataataattttaaaactgtttttcataGCTGATACATCTTTAACTGGTGCCTCAAGCCCTTTGTCCAAATAGTTGTACATGTCGTAAATTCAATATTGGCCCACAGTTTGTTCTTACTAAGACTATTTAGAAATCCATTTTTTGCCTTATTGTAACTTCATCCAAGTCAAATCTCACATCTTGCATGTCTACAGGGGTCATTACTAATAAAGGCATCGACCGTTAAAATGACATCGCTAAATGGTCGCCCTCGACAGAGTCAAAAGAGAAGCTTGCTACAGTCAATAAAGTAAAGATTATTTGAGGTCGACAACATCAGGTTTTTAAGTCAGGTGTGGGCCTTTCATAGTCACTATAATCTCTCGGGGGACAAGTCGTAATCCGGGTGGCCCAATAGCACTATGGCCAAGCAGAAGAATAAGGCCTAAAGAGAATAAATGCGTTTACGGGTATTTGAGAAATACAACGTAACAGTTCAGTGGCGTCATTTGTAATATACACATGCGCAACACCCGTCCCGAAAGAACCACAGCCTAACTTGTCACGTCCTTGATTAAATTTTCTAATAAATtccacaaaaacaacatataaaagtattaaaaacaaacaaatcaacaaaaaaattcaaatgtatAAACCTGTGAAAGACGTGCTCCTCACGCTTCGTAAATTATAAACTCTATTTGACCTTATTATGACCAGTGCCTTCCTGTTGCGCTTATATTCGTACATCAAACTGAGATAACTCCCGGCACTTGTCGTTTCATCATGTCAATCATATTTGTCAGAGATTATAAATAGATTGTGTAGGAAAGCGATACACCGTCAGATTATCAAAGGCCAAGTTGGAAAGCCGTTTCAGTGTGAGGTCCCTGCTTCACTTGGTCTTTGTGACGTAGTAGTCCTAACCAAGCGGTTTTATCATGAAACAAGTAAAATCAGAGGAGAGGAATTTAAGCAGAGTTACAAAAACTGACAGTGTGTGTTGCAAGTCAGCTTTGCTGCTGTCTATTGCGTGCTGTATCGCACTTATTCACGTAGAACTTCGAATGCAAGAACATGATCGCTTATTTTCACACCCAGTGACTCGCTCTGGTTAAATGGAAACGGAAATCTTTCGAgtgcaacagaaaaatgaaaggtGGAGAGTAACCGAAAGCAGCCATTTAGATTTGGGACAAGAGATGGAAGGTGAGTACTGGAAAATACGAGAGCAAAAATAGCTGGCTTTTTGTCAGGAACAAAGTGAATCGTTTTAGGCCTAACGATAAGCagtataatcataactataacaaaattgtcaaatctgattggctatcaacagccctgatttcagccttaattggacagtttaataggactttacgcgtcatgcctaagtaattggacagtacgcgccatcacgcgcgcgcttaaatggcttttttttcactggtagctaaacaaaatttcgaatttcttgtgttttgatttaaaaaacagcCTATTatgtcacaaattttgtttaagttatgattaattggtaacagaaattcgtgtcgtccaattcggtgtgtaatcatactcgtgattaaacaaatcggactcccgcgattttgttaatcactcgtatgattacagaccgaattggactccactcagtacTGTCACCATTACTTATAAGCTGTAACGCTTGTTACGTGGGCAAAACAAACCGACACTTTTCCACGAGCGTGCACGAGCACATGTCATCGGACAGATCGTCTCACGGAGTCTATGTACATTAAGTGGGAAAAGCCTCACCTTAATCAACAGGTGAAACACATCAATCTGACGCTTTCACTATAGTTGCGTGCACGCGCatctattaattttgttaacTTTAAATTTATGTAGCGTATTGATTTCCAACGCCAATATcttaggtgacgaattactccttaattttggcgcgaaatttcagcgttaatttgtaatttcacatgtgaaattacaaaattgccatggcaacctaaCGTACGTCttagtgtcaagatggcgacgaagttttaaaatgtcatgaatgaagatgtcagggcacaaaaagactctttagaaaacctgaagacacgaaagagcacatcgagaaggattctaacaggtattttgtcgaaaaactctgaacttaagccaaatttaagctctaaacgttcgagagagtgcaggagttctcgatcgatacgatcccaGAAAAACATGTcgaaaatccaagattgctaacgtaattcgtcacccatgatattaataggtaatcaaaaggtatactcgtgaaattagggaataatttcacgcgcgttttgtccaaatcctaataatttcccgagcttttcactcgtcaccatttgattacacatactaattataaaataactgagatagtacgcgcgttctgattggttaaaaacctatagTTTTTATGGTGCTGGTAAACTCATATAAAAcctaaagttattttataaaagcaatagaccacactttctatgggtcaaccggcgtgataacccacttgggatgttgggagaacactcgaaaagcttgtaaatcacgagtcGAATTAACTCGTGTtgtcccaacatcccgcgtgggttatcacgccggtaaacccatagaaagtgctTAAGTGCTTAAGTAACGTATACTGTAGATTGTAACAGGCATGTTTCATCAGCTGTAAACTTTCATAACCGTCACACTGacgatgacggatgtaccgtcgaaacatgtttgttaaaattaaaaaaatcgtACTGTTTTTTATAATGTTTTGCTGCTGTCACCATCATTTGGAGCAGTTATTAAATACTTCCTttcaaaaacattgtttttttaatcaaaCACAAAGGTCAAGCAAAAACGAGGAGATAGAGATCAGAGATAAAACGTTTTTGCAAGTTGTACTCTAAGTACAGATAGGCTCTTCTTGCCCACTCAGGCAGCCAACCAAGACAGAGATTTAGTTTGGTCTTTCCGGGTCGCCGAGCCTGCCATAGTGACCATCAATTCTTTTATTGGTATTTGCGTCACTGGTTGTTACTGAAGTTTTTTCAATAAACACGGTTTGTGATCTAATTTCTCTCATAAGGTCAGGAAAGTTCGTCACGACAAAAACGGGCTTCATCAGAAGACTCACAAGCGAAACCGGTAAAAACAGCTTCTGATGTAAAACTGCTCATTAAAGAAGAACTTCGTTTGCTGCAGAATCAAATCTGTGCCAAAGATGAAAAACTTTGTCTTCCAGGACCAAAGGGTAACACTGGAAGACGGGGAAGACGAGGACCCCAGGGTATACCGGGTCCCCGAGGGAGAACCGGACCACCAGGATCTTCTGGTAAACATGGACCAGTAGGACCACAGGGACCAATTGGCAAAAAGGGGGTTCGCGGAATGCAAGGTCCGCCAGGACCTCCTGGTCCCAGAGGTCCGCCGGGTAAGAAAGGCGCACCGGGACAATCTATCTCGGCTCCCTCCCTGTTACAGCGACCTGTTCAAACGACAGTCAATGAAAGTCAGACAGCCACCTTGAAATGTACAGCAAATGGAAATCCACCTCCAAAGGTCACATGGTATAAGGCTAACTCATCACTTCCTGTCGGGCGTCACGTGGTAGAGTCCAGTGGCGCTCTAACTCTTCAGGATATTAGACCTGGAGACGAGGGCCAGTACACCTGCAAAGCTGAAAATTTGCTGGGAAACATCAACGCCAGCGCGGAGCTAAAAGTGCAGTGTAAGTTGCGTCTTTTTCTTcaagacttttttaaaagagatgTCCCCCTTcttaatgaaatgaaatgtttctatGAGTATTTTAACGGACACTTATAGTTGGTCCTTCACCCTGCTCTTCAGTTATTTCCTTTGACCATCTTTATAACTTGCACGCCTCCTTAAAATGACAATTAGTACTGGTCGCAGCGGTGTTCACTGTATCAATAGTTTGTTCGCAGAATGAAATTTATTTACTATTTCTTGCCAGTTCCTCCTTCTATTGTATTGTCATCAAATCGCCTGATGGTTGAAGAGAGACAAAACGTCACTATTGCCTGCATTGCTACTGGTCAGCCACAACCCGAGATCACGTGGTCAAAATTGGGAGGAACATGGCCAAAAGGAAGAAATGAAGTGACGAATAGAACCTTAATAATATACAATGTGGCAAAGATGGATGCTGGTACATACATCTGCAAAGCAGAGAATATTGTAGGATCAGCAAAAGACACAGTTCAACTCGTCATATTCTCTCCCCTGCGGTTCAAAGAAAGACCTCCTAAAACTTTGATTCCTGTGGTTGGTTCCACCGTTCGTCTACCGTGTCTGGCCGAGAGTGACCTAAAACCTACCCTAACTTGGACAAAGGATGGCTCTTCGCTTCCTGTTGGTTCAAGGATTCTTCAAAACAACACTCTAGTTCTTGGCAGCATCAAAATATCACACAAAGGATCTTACACCTGCAGAGCAAGTAATCCTTTGACAACAATAGAAGCCAAAGTCAAAATCAATTCTCCAGTAAGTGCGGCCTCCTGCTCTGTGATAAGGAAACACGTCAGCAGTGTAAGCAGAAATTACGTCATTGATCCAGATGGTGAGGGAGGTCTGGCACCATTCACCGTTTACTGTGACATGACGGCTAAAAATGGAATTGGCGTGACAGTCATCAGTCACGACAGTGAAAGTAGAACATCGGTGAAAGGATATGAAAGTATTGGTGCTTACTCACGAAATGTTCGTTACAAAGGAGCGAGTGTATCTCAGCTGGCGAGTCTCACTAGAGTTTCCTCGCACTGTGAACAGTTTATCAAGTACGACTGTTATGCTTCGGTTCTGCTTTACAACAACGATCCACGTGGatggtgggtgtcacgtgattCTACCAAAATGAGATACTGGGGCGGAGCATCTGACAATGGTAAGTGCGCATGCGGGATGACTAACTCGTGTGCAAATCCCAGTAATGGCTGTAACTGTGACAAGAATGACTATGTATGGCGTGAAGACAGCGGTCTCCTCACTGACAAGACCAAGCTTCCTGTAATACAGCTCAGGTTTGGTGATACTGGCCACGGGGCCGAACAAGGTTACCATATACTTG is a window from the Porites lutea chromosome 10, jaPorLute2.1, whole genome shotgun sequence genome containing:
- the LOC140951181 gene encoding leucine-rich repeats and immunoglobulin-like domains protein 3 translates to MAEQNQNVTIVCTSTGQPQPTITWSKLGGVLPKGRNEVMNDALKIYQVTRDDGGIYTCKADNILGSAIANAQLMVFSPLRFKVRPPQELTPVVGSTVRLPCVAESDLRPTLTWTKDDSILPVGSRILQDNTLVLGSIKISHKGTYTCRASNPLTTIEIKVKLNFPVAASCSVIGKHDSSASGNYVIDPDGEGGLAPFTVYCDMTAKNGVGVTVISHDSESRTSAKGYESKGAYSRDVCYTGVSLSQLASLTRVSSHCEQFIKYECYGSLLLSNNNKYGWWVSRDSTKMPY